A part of Bacillus rossius redtenbacheri isolate Brsri chromosome 1, Brsri_v3, whole genome shotgun sequence genomic DNA contains:
- the LOC134528548 gene encoding angiopoietin-related protein 2-like: MAGARALLRLCLLGGVLLACSAGTDPQPSPGPWLAPRTGPAPQQTRSGRRGGRPRGQPGGGDASSASPENETARASSPRSEAEQEQEEDNTAQQVILMLQRLNDRLTALQALDEQQIRKLESIDYRLTKLEVQTQEKHEAVRTELREVTRRVQQLDWQSSKMEGAVEGVRSDMAGLKHGQDLLRGMHGTDARTPTLAQEETHSKLQMLAVSIYSVRGALGVMQEDIAAVKKNVSVLTNTTHAISSRSKELLTTRHFTAAVLEARQHTALPVAALPPDARRPPGEPLPLDCLAVRELGHNRSGIYRVQPPGASQPFFVSCDLEVAGGGWTVLQQRSEGTVDFFHGWQDYKHGFGNIGGEFWIGLEKIHLLTNYKVNELLIELEDFTLERANAQYSAFAIGAEVEGYPISVLGKYNGTAGDSLVYHAGMKFSTHDVDHDNWADGNCAQSHGGAWWYNGCDTSNLNGRYLNGEVPESYEYQGMYWYDWHGPSYSLMKSRMLVRPRTGLYTGRHAAGKEASQTNHSTKDKGKQLADSGEAGSTEIEDNPMLGHVTNADDTHNHE, from the exons ATGGCGGGAGCGAGGGCGCTGCTGAGGCTGTGCCTGCTGGGAGGCGTGCTGCTGGCGTGCAGCGCTGGCACGGACCCCCAGCCCTCCCCCGGGCCGTGGCTGGCCCCCCGGACGGGCCCCGCCCCTCAGCAGACACGCTCCGGCCGGCGGGGCGGGCGGCCCCGTGGTCAGCCGGGCGGTGGCGACGCCAGCAGTGCG TCACCGGAGAATGAGACTGCGAGGGCGTCGTCTCCGCGCTCGGAGGCAGAGCAAGAGCAAGAGGAAGACAACACGGCTCAACAGGTGATCCTGATGCTTCAACGGCTCAACGACCGCCTCACCGCGCTGCAGGCGTTGGACGAACAACAGATACGGAAGCTTGAATCCATAGACTACAG GCTCACGAAGCTGGAGGTGCAGACGCAGGAGAAGCACGAGGCGGTACGCACGGAGCTGCGCGAGGTGACGCGGCGCGTGCAGCAGCTCGACTGGCAGAGCAGCAAGATGGAGGGGGCGGTGGAGGGCGTCCGGTCCGACATGGCGGGCCTCAAGCACGGCCAGGACCTGCTGCGTGGCATGCACGGCACTG ATGCGAGGACCCCCACCCTGGCCCAGGAGGAGACACACAGCAAGCTGCAGATGCTGGCCGTGTCCATCTACAGCGTGCGCGGGGCGCTGGGCGTCATGCAGGAAGACATCGCCGCCGTCAAGAAGAACGTCAGCGTCCTTACCAACACAACCCA CGCCATCAGCTCGCGGAGCAAGGAGCTGCTGACGACACGGCACTTCACGGCCGCCGTGCTGGAGGCGCGGCAGCACACGGCCCTGCCCGTCGCCGCACTGCCCCCCGACGCCCGCCGCCCGCCGGGCGAGCCCCTGCCCCTGGACTGCCTCGCGGTGCGCGAGCTGGGACACAACCGGTCCGGGATCTACAGGGTGCAGCCCCCCGGGGCCTCCCAGCCCTTCTTCGTGTCCTGCGACCTGGAGGTGGCCGGCGGGGGCTGGACC GTGCTTCAACAACGCAGCGAAGGGACAGTAGACTTTTTCCATGGTTGGCAAGACTACAAACATGGATTCGGTAACATTGGAGGAGAGTTCTGGATTGGCCTAGAAAAGATCCATCTTCTGACCAACTACAAG GTGAATGAGCTGCTGATAGAGTTGGAAGACTTCACCCTGGAGAGAGCCAATGCACAATACTCCGCATTTGCGATTGGTGCAGAAGTTGAAGGCTATCCGATATCAGTTCTCGGCAAATACAATGGAACAGCAG GGGACTCGCTGGTGTACCACGCGGGCATGAAGTTCTCCACCCACGACGTGGACCACGACAACTGGGCGGACGGCAACTGCGCGCAGTCCCACGGAGGGGCCTGGTGGTACAacggctgcgacaccag CAACCTGAACGGGAGGTACCTCAACGGGGAGGTGCCGGAGAGCTACGAGTACCAGGGCATGTACTGGTACGACTGGCACGGCCCCAGCTACTCGCTGATGAAGTCCCGCATGCTGGTGCGACCCAGGACGGGCCTGTACACCGGCCGGCACGCCGCGGGGAAGGAGGCTTCCCAGACCAACCACAGCACAAAGGACAAAGGGAAACAGCTCGCCGACAGCGGCGAAGCAGGTTCAACGGAGATTGAAGACAACCCCATGCTCGGACACGTGACGAACGCAGACGACACTCACAACCACGAGTAG